The Silene latifolia isolate original U9 population chromosome X, ASM4854445v1, whole genome shotgun sequence genome contains the following window.
ATATAAATGAGATTAATGGAATCCCTGAACTAGTAGTTGAAAcggatgaagaggaagaagaagatgaagaagatgacattgagaatgaggaggaggaggaaattGTGTAGGAGACAGTAGAACAGAGTCCTATTGTTAGCGAGGAAGAACCAAAAACAAAGAACGACGATATGTTGCAATTACAACTGGAGGATGTTGAAGAGGAAATTGAATATTGGAGTCAGGCGGTGTTGTGCTTTATTCTGGGAGCAAATCCATCGTGGGAGGTGGTTGAGGGTTTCATAAGGAGGATTTGGACGaaatttaatatttacaaaatttCGTTCATGCCAAATGGTATTTTTTTGGTTAGGTTCAAATCAAATAGGAATGAAAGAGAAAGTCTTGAGTTCAGGGCACTATCTTTTTGACAATAAACCTATGATTGTTAAGGCTTGGTCTAGGGACATGGAAATGACAAAAGATGATGTGAAATCAGTCCTTGCCTGGGTTCAAATCCATAAATTACCTCTGAATTTTTGGGgtaaagggttacctaaaatagCTGGTTTGATTGGGAAGTACGCTAAATGTGATGCAGCTACTCAGGATAGAACAAGGTTGGGGTATGCACGGGTTATGGTAGAACTGATGGTGGACCAATAGCTGCCTGCACAGATTGCGTTTAAGGATGAAAAAGGCATAGTCATCAGGGTTGATATAGAATATGAGTGGAGACCTGTTAAATGTAAGAAATTCCAAGGCATGGGGCATGAGATGGAGCATTGTAGAAAAGGAAATCAGGGAGATGATGGAAAAAAACCAGTTAAACAGGTATGGAGAGTCAAGAAGACTGTTGGGATAAAAAAACCAGTTGCAGTACCACAGGAGGGCAATCTGCCTTTGACTAAGACAAACAATCCAATGGTAACTGGCTTTGTAACCCCACGCAAGAGATTAGTCAGAATGCATAGAGAGGAAGGAGACAGGAGTGGATATAGTGCTGAGACTTTTGGTGCTCACTCCTATAAAGAAGTACTGACATCTCCCTCAAAAAGGAATGGTTCTGATATTGGTAATGGTCATCCTAATTCTCTTCTTTTACTTAATGGATAGAATAGGATTTTGGAATGTGAGGGGAATGAATAGGGTGAATAAGCAAAagtttattaatttttttatgcAAAATAAGGGTGTTGGTTTGTTTGGCTTGTTAGAAACTAAAATAAAGAGCAAGGTGCTTAGTAAAGTTGTAAATAATTTCAATAATTGGTGCATTTCAACTAATAATGGTTACCATAAGAATGGGAGAATATGGATTCTTTGGGATCCTAAGGCTTTCAGAATACAGTTCCTTGAATACAATGCTCAATTCATTCATATGAAAGTTGAGGCATTGGTAACCAGGAGTACTTTCTATCTTACAATGATATATGCATTTAATGGCATTCAAGAGAGGACTCCTCTGTGGGATCATCTGAGAAAGATTGTTGGTCAAGCTGATGGTTCTTGGGCCATGGCTGGTGACTTTAATTGTGTGCTGTCAGCTACTGAGAGAGTGGGAGGCAATACTACTAATGCTGAGATTGAGCCATTCAGAAGTTGTATTGAGGATTGTGAAGTAGTAGATATTCAGGCTACTGGCTCTTTGTTCACCTGGAATAATAAGCAGCAGCCTGTGGATAGAATCTACAGTAGGATTGACAGGTTTATGGTTAATAAAGCTTGGAGTGATCATTTTCCTGAGCTATATGCTAACTTCCTCCCTGAGGGTATGATGGATCATACTCCTTGCTTGATTTGCAGCTCTACTCAGGTCCATTAACCCAAAAGCTTCAAATACTATAACATGTGGGGTGCTTCTAAGGAGTTCGTGCCTCTCATCAAAAGGTGTTGGAGTTATACAATTCAAGGTACACCTCTTTTCAGGGTGACAAAAAATTTGAAGTTGTTGAAGCCTGCTCTGAAAGATTTGAATAGAGAGAAATTTAGTGACATTGAGAATGCCACAGCTATTAAGCAGAGTAGTGTAGCTGAACTGCAGGGTATGATAGGAAAGGATCCCTCTAATATGTACCTTGTAACTGAGGAGTTTGAAGCTTCTAAGAATTTGAGGGAGCTGACTGAGGCTAGGGACAGTTTCTTGGCTCAGAAATCTAAAATACATTGGCTGCAGCAGGTGGATACCAACAGCTCTTATTTCCATGGAATGCTCAAAAAAATAAGGAATGGAAATAGGGTCCTGATGATTGAGGATAGGACTGGTAATTTATGTGATACTCCTCAAAAGATACAAAATGCTTTTCTGGAATATTACCAGGGCTTGCTTGGAGATAGCAAGGAGACAAAAAGGGTACACAGGAGAATTATTGAGAAAGGGACTAGATGCAATGCTGATCATCATGCAATGCTGTGTAGACCAGTCACTGGTAAGGAGGTCAAGGATATTGTGTTTGGCATTCCTGACATCAAGTCACCCGGACCTGATGGTTTCACAAGTAAGTTCTTCAAAGATGCTTGGAGTGTGATAGGTGGAGATGTAGTATCTGCAGTTTTTATTCACAAGAAGCTCCTCAGGCAAGTCAATGCTACAACTCTTACTCTTGTTCCCAAATGTGAGAGACCTCAGAGTGTCCTTCAGTTTCGTCCTATAGCATGCTgcaatgtcatttacaaaatcatATCAAAGCTGCTGTGTTCTAGATTAGCTGATGTCATGCCTAGCATCATTGATCAAAACCAGGGGGCCTTCATACAAAATAGGAGCATCCAAGAGAACATACTTATTTGCCAAGACCTGATAAAGTTGTATGAAAGACGTAATGCTACTCCTAGGTGTATGTTTAAGATAGACCTACAAAAAGCTTATGACACAGTGGAATGGACCTTTGTTGAACAGCTGTTAGATGCTTTTAACTTCCCCACTGACTTTAAAGAGATGGTATTGCAATGTATCACTACTGCAAGCTTCTCTTTATCTCTAAATGGGGACATGTTTGGGTATTTTCATGGTAAGAGGGGTCTTAGACAGGGGGATCCCCTTTCTCCCCTTATCTTTACCTTATGTATGGAGTATCTTACCTTTACTTTGAAATTTGCAGCAGAGAAGTATGAGTTTAACTACCACCCCTTATGCAAAGAAATCAAACTGGCAAAtcttatgtttgcagatgatgttCTCATGTTCAGTAGAGGGGATGCTTGCTCCATGATGATATTACTCAAATCTTTCTCTACTTTTTCCAAGGCATCTGGACTACAGGTAAGTGCTGCTAAATCGAATGCTTATTTCCAAGGAGTACCAGAGGACATAAAACATGATATTCTGAGAGTGTCTGGGTTTGTGGAGGGCAGGCTGCCTTTCAAGTATCTTGGGATGCCTATACAAACTACCAGATTGAAGAAAAGTGACTGTGAGTGTTTGGTAGAAAAGATCTGCAGTAGAATACACAATTATGGGGCAAAAAAGTTCTCTTATATATGCTGGGAGATTGGTGTTGGTTAAGTCAGTGCTCTCAACTTTGCATTCATATTGGGCTTCAATGTTTGTGCTCCCAAAAGGAATCATCAGTAGAATAGAAGCTACATGTAGAAATTTCTTATGGGACAACAGCTCTGATTACAGGAGGGTTCCACTGGTAGCTTAGGAAAAAATGAGTTGTACTAAAGAAAAGGGAGGATTAGGGATCAAAGACAAGGAAACTATGAACAAGGATATGATAGGCAGACTGGTTCACTGGATAATGGAAGAGAGGGACTATATTTGGGTGAAGTGGGTTCATCAGAACTATTTAAAAGGAAAAGTTTGGCTGGATTACAAACCTTCTGTTAACTCCAGTTGGGTTTGGAGAAGGATCTGCAAAGTCAAGGAAGAGATGCTAACTGGGTAAAATGATGGTACTTGGACTGCACAGGCCATGTATACCCCTGCTATGGATTATGAGTGGCTTAAGGATAGGAGACCTGCCGTCACTTGGTCTAAATGGATATGGAATGAGCATGTAGTGCCTAAGCATCAATTTATAGGGTGGTTATATGCACATGGAGCTATGAGGACGAAGGATAAACTGATTAAATATGGCTTGGAGATTGATGACAGCTGCTTCTTATGCAACCAGACTGCTGAAAGCCTAGACCATCTATGGTGTGACTGTATATACAGCAGAAAGGTAGTGCAGGAGATGAGTCAGAGGTTGAATATTGCGTTCCCTGTCACTGATGTGTTAGGCTGGTGCACACAGATGACAGGTACAGCTATGCAGAAGGGGGTGCAGCTTGCCCTGTTGTGAGGGATGGTGTATCAAATATGGCAGCAATGAAACAAAAGTAGAATGGAGGGGATTCTGATGAGACCTGAAAGAACATTCAGTCAAATTATTGCGGAGATTAAAGCAAGGATACGAGGAAGAGATTTCAGAATGATCACAAAGACGGACTTAGATTGGTTACAAAGCAAGGAACTATATGTACTGGACACTTAATAATGCTTGAGAAACTCTTGTACCATATTTTTTGACATTTAATAGAAATACTCACatattaccaaaaaaaaatgcattatgttttctttttcctgAAATCAAATGCATACTTATTTTCTATCTTGGATTAGTCTTTCTATGTTTTCGAGATGACACATCTAACTACTGAGGATAGTGATTTTTTAAACCCTGAATTTATGCATTTCATATTAGATGCAGATTTAGCACACTCATATAAGAACTCAAAACAACTTTTATGAATTTATGAGGCCAAGCTATATATCATTTTTGGTATGTTAGCCAGGGATTATTATTATTTAACCTAGGAACCAATAGTGGTCATAGTTgtacataataacaataatgatagcATGATCAGACAATTTACAATATGAATATGAGAATGCCTGTTAATAACTTTTCgtataatttttcaaaaaattgcTACCTAATTTTTTGTTTAATGCTCGGTCAGATTCAGAGCGATTGGGAAACTTGGATGGGAAACAAGTTTAGCATATCACTGAACTTACAGTATACATCAAAGAGTTGGAAGATCAAAACATAACTTTAACTCAAAATGTAATTCTTGTGTATGTAAATGAATTCTAATTCTGTGCTGATGCTATTTTTTTTAACATAATTTATTTGTATATTTTGTAAGGTTGAAGAGCTTATTCAGTTTTAGACACTAGCTAATATGGCCTTTGGGTGATACCATAATCTTTCAAGTTTAACTTAATATAAGTCATTATTTAACTATGATTTTTGTCCTTTTATAATATAACTCATGTTGCTCAGAGTTATTTAATTTCCCACACCAACAAGGAAGTTACTCCGTTGAAATTCTAGCAAAGCAAGAGGAGATCAATTGCTAAGGAACTGTGTTCTTCGCAAACTTAGTGGTGTTAAGGTACTTAATTCTTACTGGATCAGCGATGTTTCTTACTTTATTCATCATTGTTACCATCTCGCTTGGTTTATCTTTATCAGCAGACTCTAATGTTTCTTGGACCCTTTCACCTTTAGGACCATTCCTGCGTTCAAACCGATACTCAAGATTGGTGTTTGTTGTGTTTTCAGCATGCCGAAGACAAGTCATTTAAATATCTAGGTGACAATTCTAGGTGTAAACCTAATCCATCTGTTTACTGCTGCTGGAGCTAATTTTTGGGAAAATGCATCTGTTTATGAATCTTCAGGAAAAACCCTTGTCGGTATGGCAGAAGTTGAAGCGGCCATACAGGAAATGTTCCAGGCTCCTCACGTTCAGGTGAGTGTATTGCTAGTAGTTGTGATACTTAAAATACAGTAATGTATGTGTCTCGTTAGTTATATAGGATCTTCTATGTTGATATTTTGTTTTCtcgttaactttgttgtgtttAACCAGATTCTCTTGGTAATATGCCCAATGGGAGATGAGCAAATCTGAGGCTGCCAAGTAGTCTTGTCTCTTCggccttttttttttaaacaattagtcAGTTTACATATCGGTTTATATTTTTGTATAGGTTAGTCGTCTAAGTAAATTTGACACATTATGTAGATGAAATTTTTTTGTAATTGGCTTTCGATAACTGATTGATTGTATACAGATATTTTTTGTTGATTATGGAATCATTTTGCATTGTCATCATGTGTACGACTAATATGGGCAACAgcataatattttttttatataaaaaataataattatagacatcggatttttgcaaaaaaatgatgtccattgatcaaatagacatcggttttcctaaaaatctGATGTctattgatcaaatagacatcgattttcctaaaaatccgatgtccattgatcaa
Protein-coding sequences here:
- the LOC141618483 gene encoding uncharacterized protein LOC141618483, with the translated sequence MARKSNLQRQREMTLRGRSVPGAKSLAVENSEQEEVENSVSHETRAGPDVDEGRSNQIGMKEKVLSSGHYLFDNKPMIVKAWSRDMEMTKDDVKSVLAWVQIHKLPLNFWGKGLPKIAGLIGKYAKCDAATQDRTRLGYARIAFKDEKGIVIRVDIEYEWRPVKCKKFQGMGHEMEHCRKGNQGDDGKKPVKQVWRVKKTVGIKKPVAVPQEGNLPLTKTNNPMVTGFVTPRKRLVRMHREEGDRSGYSAETFGAHSYKEVLTSPSKRNGSDIETKIKSKVLSKVVNNFNNWCISTNNGYHKNGRIWILWDPKAFRIQFLEYNAQFIHMKVEALVTRSTFYLTMIYAFNGIQERTPLWDHLRKIVGQADGSWAMAGDFNCVLSATERVGGNTTNAEIEPFRSCIEDCEVVDIQATGSLFTWNNKQQPVDRIYSRIDRFMVNKAWSDHFPELYANFLPEGMMDHTPCLICSSTQVH